A window from Tenacibaculum singaporense encodes these proteins:
- a CDS encoding TlpA family protein disulfide reductase, protein MKKLVYLLAFSIALVSCKEEQKDYVTFSGKITNKNSETVTISNPQFKFNKVIKVGEDGTFKDTMNVKDGFYRLFDGKEYATLYLKNGADINMTLDAKEFDETITYTGVGFEESAFLAQSSLNQEKLFGDKELMDLPELDFRSKVSSFVDDFNKRFEGASLDSTFVANQKQSIAGLEKYLTKMYNDKQYIAKNLAKGADSPKFVDYENNAGGTTSLDDLKGKYVYIDLWATWCQPCKNEIPFLKKVEEKYHNKNIEFVSISVDRQKDYETWKKMIVDKELSGVQLYAKEDKAFMDAYRVSGIPRFILLDPEGKIIDSNAPRPSNPKLVELFDSLNI, encoded by the coding sequence ATGAAAAAACTAGTTTACTTATTGGCATTTTCTATTGCCTTAGTTTCATGTAAAGAGGAGCAAAAAGATTATGTGACTTTTTCTGGAAAAATCACTAACAAAAACTCTGAAACTGTTACCATCTCAAACCCTCAATTTAAATTCAACAAAGTAATTAAAGTTGGTGAGGATGGAACTTTTAAAGATACTATGAACGTAAAAGATGGTTTCTACAGACTTTTTGATGGTAAAGAATATGCTACTTTATACTTAAAAAATGGAGCCGACATTAATATGACGCTTGATGCTAAAGAATTTGACGAAACCATAACTTATACGGGTGTTGGTTTTGAAGAAAGTGCTTTCTTAGCTCAGTCTTCTCTAAATCAAGAAAAATTATTCGGAGATAAAGAATTAATGGATTTACCAGAATTAGACTTCAGATCTAAAGTTTCTTCTTTTGTTGATGATTTTAACAAAAGATTTGAAGGAGCTTCATTAGATTCTACTTTCGTAGCAAATCAAAAACAAAGTATTGCTGGTTTAGAAAAGTACTTAACTAAAATGTACAACGACAAGCAATACATTGCTAAAAACTTAGCTAAAGGTGCTGATTCTCCTAAGTTTGTTGATTATGAAAACAATGCTGGTGGTACTACTTCTTTAGATGATTTAAAAGGTAAGTATGTTTATATCGATTTATGGGCTACTTGGTGTCAACCATGTAAAAACGAAATCCCATTCTTAAAGAAAGTTGAAGAAAAATACCATAATAAAAACATCGAGTTCGTAAGTATTTCTGTTGACAGACAAAAAGACTATGAGACTTGGAAAAAAATGATTGTTGATAAAGAATTATCAGGAGTTCAATTATATGCTAAAGAAGATAAAGCTTTTATGGATGCGTATAGAGTATCAGGAATTCCAAGATTTATTTTATTAGATCCAGAAGGAAAGATTATAGACTCTAATGCTCCAAGACCTTCTAATCCTAAATTAGTTGAGTTATTTGATTCATTAAATATCTAG
- a CDS encoding YifB family Mg chelatase-like AAA ATPase, producing MLVKVYGSAVFGIEATTITVEVNIDKGIGYHLVGLPDKAVSESSYRISAALANNSYKLPGKKIIINMAPADIRKEGAAYDLTLAVGILAASNQIKSEQIDEYIIMGELSLDGSLQPIKGALPIAIKAREEGFKHFILPKENAKEAAIVNDLNILGVDNIMEVINHFDGNKLIVPTTVDTRAEFYKHIDFPEFDFADVKGQESIKRCMEIAAAGGHNIILIGPPGAGKTMLAKRLPSILPPMTLHEALETTKIHSVVGKVKNTGLMYQRPFRSPHHTISDVALVGGGQYPQPGEISLAHNGVLFLDELPEFKRTVLEVMRQPLEDREVTISRARFTVNYPSSFMLVASMNPSPSGYFNNPDSPVTSSPAEMQRYLSKISGPLLDRIDIHIEVTPVPFDKLSDERKGESSVDIRKRVTHAREIQTTRFKDFENIHYNAQMNVKQIREFCKLSEESKNLLKIAMEKLNLSARAYDRILKVSRTIADLASSRNIQSEHITEAIQYRSLDREGWLG from the coding sequence ATGCTAGTAAAAGTCTATGGAAGTGCTGTTTTTGGTATTGAAGCAACCACAATTACCGTTGAAGTAAACATTGATAAAGGTATAGGATACCACTTGGTGGGGTTACCTGATAAAGCTGTAAGTGAAAGTTCGTATCGAATCTCTGCTGCTTTAGCCAACAACAGTTACAAACTCCCTGGAAAGAAAATCATTATTAACATGGCACCTGCCGATATACGTAAAGAAGGTGCTGCCTATGATTTAACTTTAGCTGTTGGAATTTTAGCTGCCTCCAATCAAATAAAATCAGAACAGATTGACGAATATATTATTATGGGAGAACTTTCTCTTGATGGAAGTTTACAACCTATAAAAGGAGCTCTACCTATTGCTATTAAAGCTCGTGAAGAAGGTTTTAAACACTTCATCCTTCCCAAAGAAAATGCTAAAGAGGCTGCTATTGTTAATGACTTAAATATTCTTGGGGTAGACAATATTATGGAAGTTATCAATCATTTCGATGGTAATAAACTAATTGTACCTACAACCGTTGACACCCGCGCTGAATTTTACAAACATATTGATTTTCCAGAATTTGATTTTGCTGATGTAAAAGGGCAAGAATCTATAAAACGTTGCATGGAAATTGCCGCAGCTGGCGGACATAATATTATTCTTATCGGACCTCCAGGAGCGGGTAAAACAATGTTAGCAAAACGCTTACCTTCCATTCTTCCTCCTATGACCTTACACGAAGCTTTAGAAACAACTAAAATACATTCCGTTGTAGGAAAAGTAAAGAATACTGGTTTAATGTATCAACGTCCCTTTCGCTCACCACATCACACAATATCTGATGTTGCACTCGTAGGTGGAGGACAATATCCTCAACCTGGAGAAATATCTTTGGCACATAATGGTGTTTTATTTTTAGATGAACTTCCCGAATTTAAGCGTACAGTTTTAGAAGTAATGCGTCAACCATTAGAAGATAGAGAAGTAACCATATCACGAGCACGTTTTACCGTAAACTACCCCAGTAGTTTTATGTTAGTCGCTAGTATGAACCCTAGCCCTTCCGGTTATTTTAATAATCCTGACTCTCCTGTTACTTCCTCTCCTGCTGAAATGCAGCGATATTTAAGTAAAATTTCTGGTCCTTTGTTAGATAGAATTGATATTCACATTGAAGTTACACCAGTGCCCTTTGATAAACTTTCTGATGAACGAAAAGGAGAAAGTAGTGTAGATATTAGAAAAAGAGTTACCCATGCTCGTGAAATACAAACAACTAGATTTAAAGACTTTGAAAACATTCATTACAACGCACAAATGAATGTAAAGCAAATTCGTGAATTTTGTAAATTATCAGAAGAAAGTAAGAATTTATTAAAAATCGCCATGGAAAAGTTAAACCTATCGGCTAGGGCTTATGACAGAATTTTAAAAGTATCTCGTACCATTGCTGATTTAGCTTCATCCAGAAATATACAATCCGAACATATTACCGAAGCAATTCAATATAGAAGTTTAGACCGTGAAGGTTGGTTAGGGTAA
- a CDS encoding DUF4126 domain-containing protein produces the protein MTPETIISIFLGIGLAASVGFRVFLPLFALSLAGYYNVIPLNENWLWVASTPAIIALGVATILEIFAYYIPWFDNLLDTIAVPLAAIAGTAVMVSTVADLSPVITWALAIIAGGGTATAIKGTAASTRLTSTTTTGGIANPVISTVETGTSVVMSAFSIFLPIVAIILVVLIFISIRKMYRYIFPKSKKA, from the coding sequence ATGACACCAGAAACTATTATCAGCATATTTTTAGGAATTGGCTTAGCTGCTTCTGTAGGGTTTAGAGTCTTTTTACCTCTATTTGCGTTAAGCTTAGCAGGATATTATAATGTTATTCCATTAAATGAAAACTGGCTGTGGGTAGCAAGTACTCCTGCTATTATAGCATTAGGAGTAGCTACAATATTAGAAATATTTGCATATTATATTCCTTGGTTTGATAACCTACTCGATACCATAGCTGTTCCGTTGGCTGCTATTGCCGGCACTGCTGTAATGGTTTCAACTGTAGCAGATTTATCCCCTGTTATCACTTGGGCTTTAGCAATTATTGCTGGTGGTGGAACAGCTACAGCCATTAAAGGCACTGCTGCCTCTACTCGACTCACCTCTACAACAACAACTGGTGGAATTGCTAATCCGGTTATTTCAACTGTAGAAACAGGTACTTCTGTGGTGATGTCAGCTTTTTCTATTTTTTTACCTATAGTCGCTATTATTTTAGTCGTTTTAATATTTATAAGTATTCGTAAAATGTATCGATATATTTTTCCTAAATCAAAAAAGGCATAA
- a CDS encoding protein-disulfide reductase DsbD family protein, producing MKKFFTLFLLFIGLAVYSQSDDNPVVVTPKVEKISDTEYDLIFDVLIAEDWHLYSQYNPEDASLPMTIAPAEGQSGYTLNGKAKESETETQFSEIWGKDEIFFVEEGKLIQRITVSDSTLTKVTLNLDAQVCKEYCLPFDEDFTFSLTGEKVTQTVAEVDDKSKELSQTLNLDLKNTVLLKSSTESSSGEEEDNSLLNIFLLGFVGGLLAFLTPCVFPMVPLTVSFFTKRTEKKGKGVGSAVLYGFFIVLIYGLISLPFHFLDTLDPEILNSISTNIWLNLFFFVVLIFFAGSFFGFYELTLPSSWSNKADSASNVGGVIGIFFMALTLAIVSFSCTGPILGSLLAGSLSGGAMQLSVGMVGFGLALALPFALFAMFPNWLNTLPKSGGWLNTVKVVLGFIELAFAFKFLSNADLVGHWGLLKREIFIGIWALIAFLLALYLFGFIGKRYGKMTLFRVLMGIGALGLAVYLAPGVMEKPAWSQNELLSGFAPPKFHSIYQKDNHCPLNLNCFKDFDEGIAYAKSVNKPVLLDFTGWACVNCRKMEENIWSQPNIYSLINDDYVLISLYVDDHQRTLPEEEQFDFIKSNGKVKRIRTYGDKWATLQAANFKTASQPFYVLMSPELEVLNSPQQYTDHTTYYNWLKTGLDRFNSN from the coding sequence ATGAAAAAATTCTTTACTCTATTTTTATTATTCATAGGTTTAGCGGTTTATTCTCAATCTGACGATAACCCCGTAGTTGTTACTCCTAAGGTAGAGAAAATCTCTGATACTGAGTACGACTTAATTTTTGACGTGTTAATTGCTGAAGACTGGCATTTATATTCTCAATACAACCCTGAAGATGCTTCACTACCTATGACAATTGCACCAGCAGAAGGACAATCTGGATATACCTTAAATGGTAAAGCCAAGGAAAGTGAAACAGAAACTCAGTTTAGTGAAATCTGGGGAAAAGATGAGATCTTTTTTGTTGAAGAAGGTAAGTTAATACAAAGAATTACTGTTTCTGATTCTACATTAACAAAAGTTACGTTAAATCTTGACGCACAAGTGTGTAAAGAATACTGTTTACCTTTTGATGAAGACTTCACATTCTCATTAACAGGAGAAAAAGTAACACAAACAGTTGCTGAAGTTGATGACAAAAGTAAAGAACTATCTCAAACTTTAAACTTAGACTTAAAAAATACCGTATTATTAAAAAGTTCGACTGAATCAAGCTCAGGTGAAGAAGAAGACAATAGCCTATTAAACATTTTCTTACTAGGTTTTGTTGGTGGATTATTAGCTTTCTTAACTCCATGTGTATTCCCAATGGTTCCTTTAACTGTATCTTTTTTCACAAAGCGTACTGAGAAAAAAGGAAAAGGTGTTGGTAGTGCTGTTTTATACGGTTTCTTTATCGTATTAATATATGGGTTAATAAGTCTTCCTTTCCATTTCTTAGACACGTTAGATCCTGAAATATTAAACAGTATTTCAACGAACATTTGGTTAAACTTATTTTTCTTTGTTGTTTTAATATTCTTCGCAGGTTCTTTCTTCGGATTTTATGAATTAACATTACCTAGCTCTTGGAGTAATAAGGCTGATAGTGCATCTAATGTTGGTGGAGTAATCGGAATTTTCTTCATGGCATTAACTTTAGCTATTGTATCATTCTCTTGTACAGGTCCTATTTTAGGATCATTATTAGCAGGATCATTAAGTGGTGGTGCTATGCAATTATCAGTTGGTATGGTTGGGTTTGGTTTAGCTTTAGCTTTACCTTTTGCTTTATTTGCAATGTTCCCTAACTGGTTAAACACATTACCAAAATCTGGTGGATGGTTAAATACTGTTAAAGTTGTTTTAGGATTTATTGAATTAGCTTTTGCTTTCAAATTCTTATCAAATGCAGATTTAGTAGGTCACTGGGGATTATTAAAAAGAGAAATCTTTATTGGTATATGGGCATTAATTGCATTTTTATTAGCGCTTTACCTATTTGGATTTATTGGTAAAAGATATGGTAAAATGACTCTTTTTAGAGTATTAATGGGAATTGGTGCTTTAGGTTTAGCTGTATATTTAGCTCCTGGAGTTATGGAGAAACCAGCTTGGAGCCAAAATGAATTATTAAGTGGATTTGCTCCACCTAAATTCCACAGTATCTATCAAAAAGATAATCACTGTCCTCTTAACTTAAACTGTTTTAAAGATTTTGATGAAGGTATTGCTTACGCAAAATCAGTTAACAAACCAGTATTATTAGATTTTACAGGATGGGCATGTGTTAACTGTCGTAAGATGGAAGAGAATATTTGGAGTCAACCAAACATCTACTCTTTAATTAATGATGATTATGTATTAATTTCATTATATGTAGATGACCACCAAAGAACATTACCAGAAGAAGAGCAATTTGACTTTATCAAATCTAACGGAAAAGTAAAGAGAATTAGAACTTATGGTGATAAGTGGGCTACTTTACAAGCTGCTAACTTTAAAACAGCTTCTCAACCATTCTATGTATTAATGAGTCCAGAATTAGAGGTATTAAACTCACCTCAACAATATACAGATCATACAACTTACTACAATTGGTTAAAAACTGGTTTAGATAGATTTAACTCTAACTAA
- the tilS gene encoding tRNA lysidine(34) synthetase TilS codes for MLQQLAKHIDEQFSFLKEKKLLIAISGGVDSVVLTHLLHQLQFNTSLAHCNFQLRGKESDLDELFIKELGKSLNIQTFTTRFNTNEYTTKNKLSTQLAARELRYSWFDSLSKENNFDYILTAHHADDNLETFLINLSRGTGLEGLTGIPSINKNIIRPLLIFSREEIITFAKKNNIEWREDESNSETKYLRNKIRHQIVPTLKELNDSVLKNFNKTIDHLKESQQIIDDKIADITHEIVSKEGDLLKINIEKLLKLSNPKAYLYQLLKSYKFTEWNDVYNLIYAQSGKQILTKFYTLLKDRDFLLLLRTNEKSSFEKEYFIIREENKEITAPIKLQLKKVLKKTNINKENIYVDYELLNFPLKLRRWKSGDFFYPKGMIGRKKVSKYFKDEKISIVNKNKIWLLCSSKNEVIWIVGKRQDRRFLPTEKTTKLLKISI; via the coding sequence ATGCTCCAACAATTAGCAAAACATATTGACGAACAATTTTCTTTTTTAAAAGAAAAAAAGTTACTAATTGCTATTTCTGGGGGAGTTGATAGTGTTGTACTAACACACCTCTTACATCAACTACAGTTTAATACTTCGTTAGCACACTGTAATTTTCAACTAAGAGGAAAAGAAAGTGATTTAGATGAACTCTTTATTAAAGAGTTAGGAAAAAGTTTGAACATTCAAACATTTACAACACGCTTTAACACTAATGAATATACTACTAAAAATAAATTATCAACACAACTAGCAGCAAGAGAGTTACGTTACAGTTGGTTTGACTCCCTAAGTAAAGAAAATAATTTTGATTATATATTAACAGCCCATCATGCTGATGATAATTTAGAGACATTTTTAATTAATCTCTCTCGAGGTACTGGTTTAGAAGGCTTAACAGGAATTCCTTCAATTAATAAAAATATCATTAGACCTTTACTTATTTTTTCTCGTGAAGAGATTATAACCTTTGCCAAAAAAAATAATATTGAATGGCGTGAAGATGAAAGTAATTCAGAAACCAAATATCTTCGAAATAAAATACGCCACCAGATTGTACCTACACTAAAAGAATTGAATGACAGCGTTTTAAAAAACTTCAATAAAACAATTGATCATTTAAAAGAGTCTCAACAAATTATTGATGATAAAATAGCGGACATTACCCATGAAATTGTCTCAAAAGAGGGAGATTTATTAAAAATAAATATTGAAAAACTGTTAAAGTTATCCAACCCAAAAGCATACCTCTACCAGCTGCTAAAGTCCTATAAATTCACGGAATGGAACGATGTTTACAACTTGATTTATGCACAATCTGGCAAGCAGATTTTAACAAAATTTTATACTTTGTTGAAAGACAGAGATTTTTTATTACTTTTACGCACTAATGAAAAAAGTTCCTTTGAAAAGGAATATTTCATTATTAGGGAGGAAAACAAAGAAATTACAGCACCGATAAAGCTGCAACTAAAAAAAGTTCTAAAAAAAACTAACATTAATAAAGAAAACATTTATGTTGATTATGAACTTCTTAACTTCCCTCTAAAACTCAGACGGTGGAAATCCGGCGACTTTTTTTATCCTAAAGGAATGATAGGTCGAAAAAAAGTAAGTAAATATTTTAAAGACGAAAAAATATCAATTGTAAACAAAAATAAAATTTGGTTGCTCTGTTCTAGTAAAAACGAAGTTATTTGGATAGTAGGAAAACGACAAGATAGACGCTTTTTACCAACAGAAAAAACAACCAAACTATTAAAAATTAGTATTTAA
- a CDS encoding alpha/beta hydrolase: protein MTHHTFTFNFHKTEFFGQYWQPETVKAIVVIIHGMGEHSGRYKHVAKKLTDNNFGVVTFDHFGHGKTTGKRGHNPGYNYVLKSVTKLIEKTKEVFGDKPTFLYGHSMGGNTVINYTLREKHHLKGVIATSPFLRLAFQPPTWKLSLGKIMQKIAPSITLGNELDANDISRDPIEVEKYINDSLVHDKVSPNFSLSFIDAGEWAIKNAPSLKTPMLLLHGTGDKIIDYKGTEAFANNTPKASIKLYEGGYHELQNDLCKEEMLQDVVNWLNTQLQ, encoded by the coding sequence ATGACACACCATACATTCACATTCAATTTTCATAAAACTGAGTTTTTTGGTCAGTATTGGCAACCAGAAACTGTAAAAGCCATAGTGGTAATTATTCACGGAATGGGAGAACATTCTGGAAGGTATAAACATGTTGCAAAAAAACTAACCGATAATAATTTTGGTGTAGTTACTTTTGATCATTTTGGTCATGGAAAAACAACAGGGAAAAGAGGACACAATCCAGGGTATAATTATGTATTAAAAAGTGTTACTAAACTTATTGAAAAAACTAAAGAGGTTTTTGGTGATAAACCTACGTTTTTATATGGGCACTCTATGGGAGGCAACACTGTAATTAATTACACGCTTAGAGAAAAACATCATCTAAAAGGAGTCATAGCTACCAGTCCTTTTTTACGTTTAGCTTTTCAGCCGCCTACTTGGAAACTTTCGTTAGGAAAAATAATGCAAAAAATAGCTCCCTCAATTACTTTAGGAAATGAGTTAGATGCTAACGATATATCTCGCGACCCTATTGAAGTTGAAAAATATATAAATGACTCATTAGTTCATGATAAAGTAAGTCCTAATTTTTCTTTATCATTTATTGATGCTGGTGAATGGGCTATAAAAAATGCACCTTCTTTAAAAACACCAATGTTACTATTACACGGTACAGGTGATAAAATTATTGATTATAAAGGCACGGAGGCTTTTGCTAACAATACGCCTAAAGCTAGTATAAAACTATACGAAGGAGGATATCATGAGTTACAAAATGACTTATGTAAAGAAGAAATGCTACAAGATGTTGTAAACTGGCTAAACACTCAATTACAATAA
- the pabB gene encoding aminodeoxychorismate synthase component I, whose protein sequence is MSRTVRIFSIDTPELFKQKLFVWAKQFETAIWLDSNNYEQQYSSFDCALAIEEFTSIKTDYHNAFDKLKEYQSFTKDYIFGYISYDVKNDVEKLTSKNFDGLHLPDLYFFQPQKLLFIKGNTVEFHYLQMIDDELEEDFEDIIETNPSINNYEQEETDEVKIKLRIHKDEYYQKVEKVLEHIHRGDIYEANFCQEFYAENTVINPYKVYTQLNKISEPPFATFFRNDNHYLLSATPERYIRKENSKIISQPIKGTAKRLIDPIEDEKIAFDLARDEKERSENIMIVDLVRNDLSRTAKKGSVQVEELCKVYSFKQVHQMISTVVSEIENTTHPVDVIKDTFPMGSMTGAPKISAMKIIEDLEETKRGLYSGTVGYFTPNGDFDFNVVIRSILYNSENKYVSYSVGGAITAKSTPEKEYEECLLKAKAMKYVLTHTNKS, encoded by the coding sequence ATGTCAAGAACCGTCCGTATTTTTTCTATAGACACCCCTGAACTCTTCAAGCAAAAACTGTTTGTTTGGGCTAAACAATTTGAAACAGCTATTTGGCTAGATTCTAACAATTACGAGCAACAATATAGCTCTTTTGATTGCGCTTTAGCTATAGAAGAGTTTACTTCTATTAAAACAGACTACCACAACGCTTTTGATAAGCTAAAAGAATATCAGTCTTTCACTAAAGACTATATCTTTGGCTACATTAGTTATGATGTTAAAAATGATGTAGAAAAACTAACTTCTAAGAATTTTGACGGACTTCATCTTCCTGATTTATATTTTTTTCAACCTCAAAAACTACTATTCATCAAAGGAAATACTGTTGAATTTCATTACTTACAAATGATTGATGATGAATTAGAAGAAGATTTTGAAGATATTATTGAAACAAACCCTTCTATTAATAATTATGAACAAGAAGAAACAGATGAAGTAAAAATAAAACTACGTATCCATAAAGATGAATACTATCAAAAAGTAGAAAAAGTATTAGAACATATACATAGAGGAGATATTTATGAAGCTAACTTCTGTCAAGAATTCTATGCAGAAAACACAGTTATAAACCCCTATAAAGTATACACACAATTAAACAAAATATCGGAACCTCCATTTGCTACTTTTTTCAGAAACGACAATCATTACCTACTATCTGCAACTCCCGAACGATATATTAGAAAAGAAAATTCTAAAATTATTTCGCAACCTATTAAAGGGACAGCAAAACGTTTGATTGACCCGATTGAAGATGAAAAAATAGCTTTTGATTTAGCTCGTGATGAAAAAGAACGGTCAGAAAATATTATGATTGTAGATTTAGTTCGTAACGACTTATCAAGAACAGCTAAAAAAGGAAGTGTCCAAGTAGAAGAACTATGTAAAGTATATTCGTTTAAGCAAGTACATCAAATGATTTCTACCGTAGTTTCAGAAATTGAAAATACCACACATCCAGTTGATGTAATTAAAGATACTTTTCCTATGGGAAGTATGACCGGAGCTCCAAAAATTTCTGCCATGAAAATCATTGAAGACCTAGAAGAAACCAAACGTGGCCTATACTCTGGAACCGTAGGCTATTTTACTCCTAATGGCGACTTCGATTTTAACGTAGTTATCCGAAGTATTTTATACAATTCCGAGAACAAATACGTTTCATACTCAGTTGGTGGGGCTATTACAGCAAAATCTACTCCAGAAAAGGAGTATGAAGAATGTTTACTCAAAGCCAAGGCTATGAAATATGTTTTAACGCACACTAACAAAAGTTAA
- a CDS encoding peptidase domain-containing ABC transporter, with amino-acid sequence MNKKNIHKTHVLQHDQSDCGVACLLSLIQYYGGANSIEKLRELSGTTRQGTTLLGLYQTANQIGFTAQGNEADIQALIDHDAPLILHVLLENKLQHYVVCYGFKNNQFIIGDPGKGISTLTKEELEKIWISKTCLTLSPNEKFIKAEETKKSKKQWFFQLLQEDKQLLTTSIVLGVGIAVLGMAMSVFSQKLIDDILPSQNTKKLISGIGLLTFLLLVRIGFTSLRELLLIRQSKDFNNRIIDSFYTSLLHLPKPFFDTRKIGELVARLNDTNRVQKVIKFIASNVVIDALVVLVSFGFLFFYSWKVGIIALVSLPIYFFIIYRFNHKIIKSQKEVMQSYALNESNYISSMQGIATIKNYNRQSFFQKINQLVFGNLQNKIVDLGKINVRLALLSGTAGVLFLMAILSYTSYQVYQKQMLLGELMAILGIAGSLLPSITNLALITIPINEAKIAFNRMFEFTSIEKEKQGTIELTNFEHLQINDLSFRFAGRSQLLKKVNLTIKKGELSAIVGESGSGKSTLGQILQKFYDFENGTIIVNKKDTLNDIELTSWRNLVGVVPQEITIFNGNVLDNILLGKEGTPENVVKFCQEHGFEEFIKEFPQGYTTILGEEGVNLSGGQKQIIALARVLYKKPQLLILDEATAAMDRKTEKFSIQLITRLKEQMGVLFISHRLETLKKYADTIYVLEKGETTIKGNHKQLLETSNFYSDYWKELAIS; translated from the coding sequence ATGAACAAAAAAAACATTCATAAAACCCATGTATTACAACATGACCAATCTGATTGTGGAGTGGCCTGTTTATTATCGTTAATTCAATATTACGGAGGAGCAAACTCCATAGAAAAATTAAGAGAATTAAGCGGTACAACACGCCAAGGAACCACCTTATTAGGTCTATATCAAACTGCCAACCAAATAGGTTTTACAGCACAAGGTAACGAAGCAGACATTCAAGCATTGATAGATCATGATGCCCCATTAATACTACACGTACTTCTAGAAAACAAATTACAACACTACGTGGTTTGTTATGGGTTTAAAAACAACCAGTTCATCATAGGCGACCCAGGAAAAGGAATTTCAACCCTTACTAAAGAAGAACTAGAAAAAATATGGATTTCTAAAACCTGCTTAACCCTAAGCCCTAACGAAAAATTTATAAAAGCGGAAGAAACAAAAAAGTCAAAAAAACAATGGTTTTTTCAACTATTACAAGAAGATAAGCAATTACTCACCACAAGTATCGTACTAGGAGTAGGAATTGCCGTATTAGGAATGGCAATGTCTGTATTTTCTCAAAAACTAATCGATGATATTTTACCATCACAAAACACCAAAAAATTAATATCGGGCATTGGGCTTCTAACCTTTTTGTTACTAGTAAGAATTGGCTTTACCTCCTTAAGAGAATTGTTATTAATACGACAATCAAAAGACTTCAACAACCGAATAATTGACTCTTTTTACACCTCTTTACTCCATTTACCAAAACCTTTTTTTGACACCCGTAAAATAGGAGAATTAGTAGCGAGATTAAACGATACAAACAGAGTGCAAAAAGTAATCAAGTTCATAGCCAGCAATGTAGTTATTGATGCTTTAGTTGTATTAGTATCGTTTGGTTTTTTATTTTTCTACTCATGGAAAGTAGGTATTATCGCTTTGGTTAGTTTGCCTATTTACTTTTTCATAATATACCGATTCAATCATAAAATTATCAAATCGCAAAAAGAAGTCATGCAAAGTTATGCCCTAAACGAAAGCAATTACATCAGCTCAATGCAAGGCATAGCCACTATAAAAAACTACAACAGGCAATCATTCTTTCAAAAGATAAATCAATTAGTATTTGGTAACCTGCAAAATAAAATTGTTGATTTAGGCAAAATAAATGTACGTTTAGCACTACTCTCAGGTACTGCAGGAGTCTTGTTTTTAATGGCTATTTTATCATATACCTCATACCAAGTATATCAAAAGCAAATGCTATTAGGAGAATTAATGGCAATATTAGGTATTGCAGGCTCGCTATTACCATCAATAACCAACTTAGCTCTAATTACCATACCTATAAACGAAGCAAAAATAGCCTTTAACCGTATGTTTGAGTTTACATCGATAGAAAAAGAGAAACAAGGAACAATAGAACTCACAAATTTTGAACACCTACAAATAAACGACCTATCTTTTCGTTTTGCAGGCAGAAGTCAACTATTAAAAAAAGTAAACCTTACCATAAAAAAAGGAGAGCTCTCAGCAATTGTTGGAGAAAGCGGAAGTGGCAAAAGCACCTTAGGACAAATACTACAGAAATTCTACGATTTTGAAAACGGGACAATAATCGTCAATAAAAAAGACACTCTTAACGATATTGAGTTAACTAGTTGGAGAAACTTAGTAGGAGTTGTACCACAAGAAATCACCATTTTTAACGGTAATGTATTAGACAATATTTTATTAGGAAAAGAAGGCACCCCAGAAAACGTTGTAAAATTTTGTCAAGAACACGGTTTTGAAGAATTCATTAAAGAATTTCCACAAGGATATACTACAATACTAGGAGAAGAAGGAGTGAATTTATCAGGAGGGCAAAAACAAATCATAGCCCTAGCACGTGTTTTATATAAAAAACCACAATTGCTTATTTTAGACGAAGCCACTGCTGCTATGGATAGAAAAACTGAAAAGTTCAGTATCCAATTAATTACTAGATTAAAAGAGCAAATGGGCGTACTGTTTATTTCCCACCGTTTAGAAACCCTAAAAAAATATGCCGACACTATATATGTATTAGAAAAAGGAGAAACCACCATAAAAGGAAATCATAAGCAATTATTAGAAACCTCAAATTTTTATAGTGATTATTGGAAAGAGTTAGCGATTAGTTAG